The genomic region TGTTCCGGATGCATTCCCGTTCACGAGAATCGAGGCCGAAGGCACAACTTTCTGATCTTTATCACGGACAAACACTGAGAGAGCAGCGCTTTCGTGGGGCAGGGTAAATGTGTAATCCTTACCCTGATCAACAACGGTTATCACCTGGCTTGAGGGAATGTAGCCTGTTTTCTTGACTTCAAAGAGATATGCACCGGTCACAAGGCTGGGGAAATTACTCCGGCCATAGTCATTGGTTGTTCCGGATAAACTCCCGTTGACATAAACCTCAGCACCACTCAGCGGGCTTTTGCTTTCATCGAAAACATACACAAATGCACCAATTGGAGCCTTCGACATCTCCATGGTGGATATTGCATCCGACTCACTGATGAGCCGGGTTTCGGTCACCGTCTGGTATCCCGGTTTCACAAGCTGGATAGTATACGTTTTCCCTCGTGTGACCTGAGTATTGGCAATCCCGCGGGCATCAGTTTTCCCAACAAGAACACTATCGATATGGATCTCGGCATCCGGAACTGCCAGCTTGGTATCTTTATCCGTTATGATGAACGAGTACCGGTTTCCGGGGAGAAGCCAGTACTGGACTTCCCGGTTCTCTGCCCCCATGTCGATGGTTCCGCTGCGGGGCTGATAGTTGTTGCCGTTGATATAAATGGAGTAGAGGGTAAGCCCGTTGACACCAAACGTTGCTGCTCCCAGACTATCCGTTTGTTTTCCCATGGTGACATTCCCAGAGGTCAGATTGACATTGGCACCATAGACGGGTTTCAAGGTATCTGAATCATAGAGATTCACTTTAAGGGTGAGGGTTTTGCGATTCAATATTGCAAGAGCGGAGGTTGCATTTTTACTGATGGTTTGCGCCCAGTCATCATAGCCGGACATTGATATCTGGACGTTTTGATCATACTCTCCGGTATGAGTGATATATACCTGGCCATTCGCATTGGTCCGGGCATAATCCCCGCCATTCAGGAAAACCGTTGCATGGGGAATTGTGGAGTTATCGAGATTGTCCTGCACAGTTACCAGGAGGTTCGTCGTTGCCTGTGCTGCACTGCAGAGGAGGACGAGAAACAGCAGGGCAAAAAGGAAACGATGTCTATGACTATACATGCTAAAATATCGACACCTGCTCATATATCAGCACATCGGTCTAAATCTCGGTAATAGAGGGGACGCGATCGAGTAACATGCCCTCGACCAGAACCGGCATAAGCCTGCGTCCCTCTTCAATGGCATTCTGAAGGCGCCATCCCCGGTCCGCATAGAGGGTGAAAAGCGGATCGCCGGATTTGACCAGTTTGCCTTTTTTTGCATGGAGCAGTATTCCGGCACCCCGATCATGAGGAGCTCCCGCAGTGCGTGCAAGGGTTATAAGAGATCGGTTGTTCATCTCGATGACGTATCCGGATGCAGGAGATTTCACAACAAACTGGTGTTCTCCCGGGCTGATATCCGAGGATTTGACATTAGGGTCTCCGCCCTGGATCTCAATAATCCTCCGGAACTTTTCCAGCGCTTTTCCGCTGCTGAGGATCTCCTGGGCCATGGCAGTGCCGCTACCCCGGGGGGCCTTTCCGGCCATTTCAAGGGCGATACCTGCAATCGAAAGACTCTTCTGGATAAATGAATTGGGTTCAGCGGATCCTTCCAGCACGCGGAGCGCTTCGATCACTTCAAGCTTCGGGCCGATACTGTGCCCTACGGGAATATCCCCGTAGGTAAGGGCGCATTCCACTTTCATATTAAGGCGTTCTCCCAGCTCGATAAACTCCCGGGCAAGTTTCCTTCCTTCCTGCATGGTCGCAACTTTGGTATGCTGCCCTACGGGAATATCGATAACAACAAGATTTGCCCCGACTGCAAATTTTTTTGCCATGACACTTGCAAGCATCTGCCCCCGGGCATCAATCTTAAACGGGTACTCCTGAATGATAATGCGATCATCGGCGGGTGCAATGTTTGTGGCACCCCCCCAGACGATACATCCCCCGACTTTCTCGGTCATCTGCTGCACTTCCCCGGAAGAGAACTCAACAAATGCAAGCACTTCCATGAGGTCGGCAGTTCCTCCCGCACCGGTGATAGCCCGGGAACTGGTTTTTGGGATTTTCAAGCCGCTTGCAGCAATAACAGGAACGACGAGGAATGAGATCTTGTTGCCGGGAACTCCACCAATGGAATGTTTATCAACAATAGGCCGGGAAGGGAATTTTATCTGTTCTCCCGTCTCCACCATTGCCCGGGTAAGGTTCTCCACTTCATCCATATCGAGAGGGTTGACATAGGATGCCGTGATGAAGGCAGTAAGTTCTGCTGGAGAGAGATCATCGCTGACAACATCCCGGATGATAGTGAGGGTCTCCTCTTTTGTCAGCCGGCCGCCATCCATCTTCTTCTTGATAAAATCCAGGGATGCGGGCCTGCCGGCTTCCCGGACCTCAATCGGATCACCGTCATCAAGATGAAGGCGTTCATTGGTTATCCGGAAGATGCCGCCGGTTCCCTGCTGGGCAATAGTTGACGTGGTTTCCACAAACGCAGCAACAGAAATGCCATTTTTCGGATTGATAATCTGAACACGGTCCCCATTCATTACACCGATACTGCGGGCATCGAGCCGGTTGAGAAGAATACCCCGTGTTGCAATATCCAGGACTTTTGCGGTCAGTTTCATGGGAGGAATCACACCTGGGCTAACATCCGCAAGGAGGATGTTTCACTCATTTACCTTGCCCACTTGGAAGATATAAATGTGCCAGTGACAGGAAGAAAAAACAACAAAAACCGCACCGGAAAACCCGGTGAGAATCAATTCAAAAAAAAATTAGATTTTAAGTTAGTGCCTGCGCACGACGATGAATGCAACTGCACCGAGACCAATCAGGGCAATCAGTGCACCGTAGCCGGGCGACTTGGTGGTCGGGACCGGGGTTGCAACGGTGGTGGGTGCCTTGGTGGGTGCTGCAGTGGTAACGGGTGCTGCAGTGGTTGCAACGACGGTCGGGACTGCGGTTGGGGCAGATCCTTCAAGGACGTTGAACAGTGCAGAGTCGCTGGCTGCAGTTACGAGTACTCCCTGCATGGTGACAAGGTACTCGTCGGGTTTGAATGCTGATGCATCAACATCGTACGAGAGCGCGTTCAGGCCGCTGTCGCCCTTCTTGACCTTGATGGTCTGGCCTGCGCCGCTGAACTCACCGCTCTGGGACTTCTGAGTCGGCTTGAATGATGATGAAACGACCTGGACGAGTACGTCGTCATCTACTGCAAGGTTGGTGGTCGCAGTGATGGTGAACTTGTCGCCGACGTGCTTGTCGCTGATCGGTGCGATGGTGATCTTGGGGGTCTCAACAATGAACTGGAGCTTGGTGTAGGTATCATCGACGTTGGGGTCGTTGATTCCCTGGACAAGTGCCTCAGCTGCATCGGAGCCCTGGAGACTTCCTGCTCCGAGGAGCGTGAAGACCTTGGTTCCAGTACCGGCTACGCCGAGCTGCATGTTCGTGACAACGGTCTTGCCGGAGTCAGTGCCAGTTCCTGCGGTGGGAACAACATCGAAGATGGTGTTCTGCATCGGGTGCTGGACAACGACGAAGTACTGACCTGCATACATGCCGCCGGTGGTTGTCCGGGTGATCTCGTACTTGAACGAGCCGTCAGAGTTGACTGCTTCGGTCTTGACATCGGCTGCTTCCTTGGGGTAGTTCTTACCAAGGACCCAGATCTGGACACCCTTCGGGGGCTGGCCTTCTGCAATACCGGTGATGAATACCTTGTCACCCTGTGCTACAGTTGACTGGGATGCAGTTGCGGAAACGAACGGCTTCTTGATGACAATCGATACAGTGCCGAATGCTGCTGAGCCAAGGTTCTCCTTGTTCTTGGGCTGGCTTACTGCATAGATGGTGTATGAACCTGCATCAAGTGCATAGTTTGCAGTTCCCCACTTCCAGGACCAGGTGTTGTCGCCCTGGACATCTACTGCCTGGAAGGTCGAGGCTACGCCGTCAGTGACTGCGTTTGCCCTCGGGTTGGTGTTTGCAATGTTTGCACCGTTGGTCGGCAGGTTGGGTCCAATGAGGAACAGGTAGGTCTTGTAGGTTTCAGTGTTAGTACCGGAGAACTTGATCTCTTCTCCAAGGTAGTAGCTCTGGTCGCCGGCTGCCACGATGGTGACTGCGCCCTTCTCGACCTTCACGTCAACCTCGTCGCTCTTCCACTGGTTGGCAGAGTCCCACTTCTCAACATGGATCGTGTACTTCTGTGCCTTGGTCCAGTTGTTGGTAAGGAACTCGACAGTCCTGGTTCCGGATACTGACGTGGTGACGTTGGCGTTCACGTATGAACCGTAACCGAGCGTGTTAGCAGACGTTTCACCGAGGGTGCCGTGTGCTACATCATCCCAGACTCTGGTTAACGTGGATCCTGCATTCTGGTAGTTGTACCCACCAGAGGAAATTCCACTGTTTGTACCATTGTATACAAGAGGTCCAGTCGAGGTCCAGACTTGGTCGAACTTGACTCCATCCTGGTTCGCGTTGATGTACGGGGGCTGGTTGTCGTAAGTGCCCGCCATGGTGCTGGTTCCCTTGACCCATACGTGGTAGAGGGTGTTGGGCTTGCCGGTGATGGTGATCGAGAACGGCTTGCTGCGGACAACGGAATCCTTGTTGGCCTCAACCTTCAGCGTGTCGGAGACGAGCTGGATGGTCTGGGTTGCGGATACAGTCTTGCCGGTGTAATCTGCACCTGCATTCTTGTAGTTGTCCTTCATGTTGTTCAGCTTGGACTCAGCGGTAACCGTGTAGGTTCCGACCGGGTACGCATACTGACCGTTGACGAGTGCACCGGTTGACCAGTTGGACTCAGTGGCCGCGTTGGTCAGGCCCCACTTCCAGGTTGCTGCAGATACGTTCTGCTGGGTAATCGCAATTGCCTGGGTTGCAACGTTGTTTACATTGTTTGCATTCCAGAGTGCCGTGTAAGTCGTTCCGGACTCGTCCTTGACCTTGATATCAAGGTAGCCGTCAGTCTGGGTGTTGCCACCAACAGTGCCGTGGGATGCCATGTCGTTCCAGACAGGTGTACGGTACCTGCTGTCAAGTGCGTTCCACATGTTGGTCTCAATTGCGAAACCAAGTGCCTCACCCTGCGGAACTGACTTGCCGGTCATGTCCGTGTTCTGGGTGAAGTCCCAGATCTTGACAGCCAGGGTCGGGTCTGCAACCGTGAAGATTGCGGGAGTACATGCACGCTGCGTGGACTGGTTGACGATATACCAGTTACCGGTGTAGCCAACAAAGGTGTTGGGAGCTACAGTGAACGAGTTGTTCTGGCCGACCAGGTTGGCAGTGGTCGTCGGGTTGGTGTTCTGCAGGTTTGCTGCAGATGCCCACCAGCCGATTGTACCGGCTGTTGCATCGGCACCGCCTCTAAGAGACGGATCGGTGGTAGATGCACCCTGAGAATATAATCCGCCCATCTGTGCAATAGAGACATTCAGTCCCTGCTCTCCAATAAACACTGTTGCACCCTGACTGATGTTGTACGAAGTGTTGTAGAACGATGCCGATACCGGCATTACTGCAACAAGCACAAACAGCGCAAGGGCAATCAGTGCGATAGTAAATCGCTTAGTCATTGATTCAATTCCTCCAAAGATTACATCATACAATTCAAGCCGTGAATCGATTTCGACAAATGCCGAATAACGATTCTACGAGCCCCATACTCCGTTTTGACGGAATATGGAAGAGTATTTGTAAAAGAGCTAATATATCCTTTGTGGTTGTTTTTACTCAGGATTTTAACTTCAATTTCTGGCTTAATTTGAGATTTGACGAAAATTTATGGCTTTTTCTCACAGGATTCTGCACCCGGGGGGGATTGCTCTATATCCAGCCTGGCTATAGTGCTTGTATAAATGTCGCGCATTCACCGGATCACATAACACCCGCCCGACATCTGGTTTATCTCAGGCATCCACGGAACAAGTTGCCAATGAATTATTAAATCACGTAAATGAAGTAAATCTTTCTGCATAGTACATGATATAATAAGAACCATTGAACCATCGCATATCGCACATACTAATTAGCAGATGGATACGAAATTCCCATGAACATTACAATTCCCCCTCATCCAAATGCAACAATTATACAATATAATGGGACACACCTATCAGCATGAGAATCATCCGGGCACCCAGTATCGGGAAGGCACACGAGCTGGTCGTCAAAATGATCCTTGAGAAAGGCTGGCTCCTCCGGACCGAAGATGCTGAAGCCACGGTGGAATTCGAAGAGATCGCATTGCAGGTAGATACCCCTCTTGCTGAACTGATGACAAGCCCGAGCTCCAGGTTCCAGCAGAGATTTGTAGAACAGTACGCAAAAGACCTGTTGCAGGGCTCGCACGCTTCCTTTGAATACGACTATCACGGACGGTTATTCGACTGGGGTGAACGGCTGGTGTCGGAAGGCCAGCCGGTACATGTCGACCAGATCGCCTATATTGTCGAAAAACTGAGATCATCCCCGGAGACCCGGCGGGCCATAGCTATAACCTGGAACCCGGTTATTGATGAAAAACTCGATGACTGTCCCTGCCTCCAGCTGGTCCAGTGCGTTGTCCGCGATGGCAAACTGGATATGCGGGTGATCTTCCGGTCGAACGATATGCTGACCGCAGCCGGAGCCAACATGTATGCCCTTGTCCAGCTCCAGAAGTCCATCGCCGACCAGCTGGGGCTTCCCTGCGGCACCTATACCCACATCTCCCTTGTTCCCCACATTTATTATATCCGGGATATCCACGACATCGAGCCGTTCTGCGGCAAAGGATCCCTGATACAGCCGATCCGGGAAGTCTGCCTCGCCTGCAAACGATGTGACCGGGCCAAATCAGTCTGACCGATCCGGGGCGGACTTCCGTCACCTTAATTAAGCAACAGCCTCATAAAATATGAGGCACAAAGCCCGGTAGTGTAGCGGTCAATCATGGGGGACTCTGGATCCCCCGACAGCAGTTCGAATCTGCTCCGGGCTATTTCTTTTGCTATCTTTTTCACGTACGAAAGGATCCGTACAAAAAAGGGGAACTGGTTATGCAATCAGTGCCGGCAGGATGCAGCAGAGAAAAATCGCGCCAAAGGTTCCCGCACCCCCGATACTGACCACGGGGATTTCAATCTCTTTTATTCCAATGAGGTGTGCCAGGTTCCCGCCGATCAGGGTCCCAAGGATCCCACCGGCGCATGCAATCACGGCTGCTGCAAGTCCTGTTCCATTAGCGATGAGGACCGAGACAAGAAGTGCCGTCAGCGCCGGAATGAGCAGGGAGACCCGGAGACCATATCCTTCGATCATCCGGGTTGAGACGAACGATACACCGGCAACTACCGCAATGCAGAGTGCAGCCTGCGGGAGGAGGGAGTTGCCGACAGCCGGGATTGCCTGATACAACAGGTAGATTGCGATACAGACGGGAATGATCGCACCCCCGAGATTAACCGCGATCCGGGTTTCCCAGACCTGCTGCGACATGAAAGGTGTCGGGATATCGAACCCGACAGGAGTTTCTCCGGAGACCCGGATCATATCGCGCTTCATCCGGTACACCGGAATATTAACAAAACTCCCAACCAGCATCAGCAGGACAACCGCTATCGCTGCCACCCAGGAAAAACCGAGCCTTGTGAATGCCGCACCGATAATCCCCAGAAGAAGGAGCGGGATCAGGACAATTACGAGGATGACCAGGAGAATAAGCACAAAAATTGGAAGAGCTCCCGCCCCGGTATACACCCGGATCCCGTCACCCATTGTTCACCCCTCCCTTGCGTCCAGCCCCGGGTTTTGTACAGACTATGGCTGCATGATCCTGGTGATACGGAGTCAGCCAGACCTGTTCCATGACGAAAAGACCCGCGGCTTCGAGGATTGCAACCGTATCCTGGAATACCTCACCGGGAGTTTTTCGTATATCGACACTCCGCGTCTTGAGCATGAGGATCAGCGTTCCCCCTTCTTTGAGGAACGCGCAGTTCCTGATCGCAATTTCCGCCTGGTCCGGCTGGGCAACATCCTGGTAAAGCAGGTCAACGGCTTCCACAAGAGGTGCGTACTGCTCCGGCCGGCATGCATCGGCCATGATCGGCACGATGTTTTTACGCCGACGGGCCACTTCCAGCATATCCTGCATGGGGTGCGGGGCGAATTCCACCGCATAGACTACTTCCGTGTAATCCGCAACGTGGGAGACGGTCGTACCATTCGCTGCTCCGAGATAGAGAACCCGCATCCCCGGTGTCAGTTCCACACCGGTGCCGACATAGTACAATGCTGCAAGCTTGCTCCGGTACGGATCCCAGACCCGGGCGCCAGCGAGCATGCGCTCGCCATAGACACCCCCCTCGCCACGGGATACCAGAACGTCACCAATCCGGATCATGGCTGCTCCTTTCCAGGTGTGATGGTTCCCACAGCATCAATCCTCTCCTGGGCTTTTTCAAGGAATTCCGGTACTGCCACGCCTCGGAAGTAATCGAGCCGGGCAGCGATTGCCAGTTTTCCTGCAAGAACCCGGGCCACCTTCCCGCGAACCTCGCGGGGTGCATTGTGAACCCGCCGGTGCTGGAAGATGATCCCGTGCTTGGGAGACGGGGACTTTGTCCTCAGGTGAGCAAAAAGCGCTGTTCGGGCGCCCAGGACCTGGATCACGCTTGCCGGGAGCCGGGAGAGCGGGAGAAGACCGCCGGCTTGAGCCATGAGCCGGGCCGCAACAAGTCCTCCGATCAGGGCACTGGTGTTGGGCATCACCCGGTTTGCCCGGTCGGAGACCTCGCGGGCAAGATCGGTCCTCGCACCGGCCAGTTGTTCGATCTGGCCGGCAGTCCTGCCGAGGGCTCCGCGCCCTTTCATGGCGATGGTTTTGATGAGGACATGGGCCGGGGTTTTCCGGTATTTCCGGGAGAAGGTGGGGTGCCGCACCTGGTGCCATTCCGCAACCCGCTCGGAGAGCAGGTTGATGACATCGTCTATCTCGTCCAGAGTCCGGACCATCTGGAGGAGCTCGGCATCCTTGACGGCGTACCGGTCCCGGATCTCCTGCTCTGCTGCAAAAAAACAGACTTCCCGCAAAGCAGAGAGGTAGTCTTCCCGGCTGGTGCAGATCCCGCATTCCCGGGCATCCTCCCAGGCAAGAGGGACAAAGTCCTCAAGGTTCGTACGGAGAGCCGCGACCCGATCCGCCCGCAACGGAACATCTCCTAAAAAGGGCGTGCAGACACCATCTTCCAGATCGCCGAACCAGTAGGACCGCATATCAGAAAAGTAAGGATGCCGGGGAGTATAAAGATCGCATATCCCGTCAACAGTAACGGGTCAGCTATGAAGGATCTTGGGGTAGGACCAGAGGATCGATTTTCTAATTAGATCACGGCAAAGCCAAACGACCAGATCATGACGGGAACCATGATAGCTCCCATACAATAGACCCGCGGAATATTCACGAGATGGGGAACGAGGCCGACCGCAATCGCCAGGAGAAGGATGACCATCCCGAACGGGCCGGTGAGGAGAAAACTGAGGCAGACAACAAACGCGATCACGCCCCGGTTCATCAGCCGGCTGTCGATCCCGCGAAGGCGGTGGGCAGAGCGGGAAAGGCCGATCGTGATGAGATACGCAGCACAGGCGGCCAGGACGCCGACAACCATCAGCTCGCTCATCGTTGGCAGGGGAAGTTCCGACAGGGCGACCATAACCCCGTTGCGCATCCGGGAGAGAGCAAAGAGGGCAGTAAGGCCGATGAACGCGTTGGCGGTGTTTGCCGCGTTCGTTGCAAGAATGTAGGCCCGGCGATCCTTCTCGTACCCGATTAACGAGGCCAGCACACCATTTGCCGAGGCGGTCGAGAGACCCGGAAGCCATCCCACGGCAACACCGGCGAACGTTCCCAGGACCGAACATTTCACCACGGTCCGGTCATCAACCCGCAATCCCTGAAAGTTCTGCTCCGGCAGGGTTCCCCGCGACGCGGTGAGGAGGACGGAGATCCCAAACAGCCCGGTAAGGAGCGGCATGAGGATCGCACTTCCCCCTGCAAGAGTGTGCCAGCCGAGGAACGCATAGTGGAGGGCAAAGGCACCCAGCATACCCGATACCAGAAAAACCGCAAATGCCCAGCCGGGGGCTTCACTGGTGACAATCATGTAACCCACCGACGCAACGAGCAGGATGCCGATCCACCAGTCAAAATAGGGCTGGAGGGCCGGGAGGGCAAAAAAGCAGAGGACCGAGAGCGGGACGGCAATCACCATGGCGCAGGCGCTGCCGAGTGCGGCGATCCGGACCGCTTCCTCGCCATTGCCTTCCATGCAGAGCGCATGGGCGGGCAGTACTGACAGGGAGGTGTCGGCATCGGGTATCCCGAGGAACGTACTCGGGATGGCATCCACGAACGTGTGGGTAATCAGGGCAGCAAACATTGCCCCGGCAAGGGCCAGGGGACCGAGAAACGCGAGGAGCGCAAGCTGGAGACTCAAGAGAACCCCGGCAAGCGTGTTTGCGTGGACACCGGGAATGATCCCGCTGACCGTACCCAGCGCCACGCCGATGAGCGTTCCAAGCAGGAGCTCGATCATTGATCAGAGATCCGGGGGAACGGGCATAAATCAACCGAAACACATACCAACATAACAACCATCATAACATCCCGGGGCGACAAGTTCGTAATGAAGATCGCAATCACGAGGTTAGCCGGAAAGGAGGCGAGCGATGCTGCGCGGTGCGCGGATTTCGGACACTCGTGTTACAGCGTCCACCCGCTCCGGTCGGAGGTCCGGGAGGACGCAATTAATGCCTTCCTGGCAGAAGCAGAGCGGGAGGCCTTCGATGCAGTCTTTTTCACGAGTGCACTGCCGGCAAAACTGATAGGGCCAAGGCTGGGATCGGTAAAAGGTACCCGTATTATTGCTATCGGGCCCCAGACGGCAAAGGAACTCCGGGAGCATGGGATCGAGGCCGAGACGCTCCCGGGTTTCTATTCAAAGGATTTCGTACCCTACCTGGGAACCTGGATTGCCGGCAAACGGATCGGCATTCCCCGGGCAGCGGTCCCGAACCCGGCCCTTCTCGATGCCATTGCCGCAGCCGGGGGTATTGTCCGCGAGTTCCCGTGCTACGGCCTCGAGCCCACCGGTGAGATCCTGGATCTTGATACTGCCGACGCTATCCTCTTCACGAGCGCGATGTCGTTTGCAAAGGCCGTCTGGACCCCGCGCCCGGATCTTCTGGTGATGGCAATCGGGGAGATAACCGCCGGGGGTATGCAGAAGGCAGGAACGAACCCGGTCGTGGTGGGGGACGGTTCGCTGGAAGGTGCACTTACGGCACTCAATACCTATCTCGCAGGAAGGGAGAGATAACAAAATGACAGATGCGGTTGATCCAAAAGAGCCGGAAAAAGTTCACCTGTGGAGCGGGTCCGGGATCATTGTGCTCGACAAACCCCGGGGCCCGTCCAGCCATGAAGTGGCAGCCTGGGTGGGGAATATGCTGGGCTGCCCGGTGGGGCACTCCGGTACCCTCGACCCGCAGGTCTCCGGCCTCCTCCTGATCATGCTCGGAAACGCGGTGCGCCTTGCCCCGCTCCTCCTCCAGCATGACAAGGAATATGTCTGCCTGATGCGCCTCCACGGGGATGCAACCCCCGAGCGCATCCGCGAGGTGGGCACAGAGTTCACCGGCCGCCTGTACCAGCGCCCGCCCCGCAAAAGTGCCGTGAAGCGCAACCTCCGCATCAGGACCATCCAGGAACTGGAGATTCTCGGCATCGATGGCCGGCTCGTCCTCTTCCGGGCCCGGTGCGATGCCGGTACGTACATCCGGTCGCTCTGCCACCACATGGGGCTCGCCCTCGGGGTCGGAGCGCACATGATCGAACTCCGCCGGACCCGCTCCGGCACATTCGGTGAAGCTGACCTGCACACCCTGCACGAGGTGCAGGACGCAGCCGTTGCCGCGCAGGCAGGAGACCGCAGTGCGCTCGTCTCCCTGATCCTCCCGGTGGACCGGGCGGTTCCCGATATACCGGCCATTGTCATCCGCGACACAGCGATCGATGCAGTCTGCCACGGGGCCGTGCTTGCCGGCCCGGGCATCCTCACCCATGCGCCGTTCGAGAAAGGCCAGACCGTTGCTCTTCTCTCGCAGAAGAACGAGTTTGTCGCGCTCGGCCGGGCGCTCGTGCCCTCCGCGGGATTCGAACCGGGGAAGACCGGCCTTGTCATAGCACCGACCGCGGTATTTCTCGCACCGGGAACCTACCCGAAGGGCTGGGAGAAATCGGATAAGCCCGTTGTGCCCCGCGAGAAGAGACAAAAGAAACCT from uncultured Methanoregula sp. harbors:
- a CDS encoding tripartite tricarboxylate transporter permease; this encodes MIELLLGTLIGVALGTVSGIIPGVHANTLAGVLLSLQLALLAFLGPLALAGAMFAALITHTFVDAIPSTFLGIPDADTSLSVLPAHALCMEGNGEEAVRIAALGSACAMVIAVPLSVLCFFALPALQPYFDWWIGILLVASVGYMIVTSEAPGWAFAVFLVSGMLGAFALHYAFLGWHTLAGGSAILMPLLTGLFGISVLLTASRGTLPEQNFQGLRVDDRTVVKCSVLGTFAGVAVGWLPGLSTASANGVLASLIGYEKDRRAYILATNAANTANAFIGLTALFALSRMRNGVMVALSELPLPTMSELMVVGVLAACAAYLITIGLSRSAHRLRGIDSRLMNRGVIAFVVCLSFLLTGPFGMVILLLAIAVGLVPHLVNIPRVYCMGAIMVPVMIWSFGFAVI
- a CDS encoding RNA-guided pseudouridylation complex pseudouridine synthase subunit Cbf5 codes for the protein MTDAVDPKEPEKVHLWSGSGIIVLDKPRGPSSHEVAAWVGNMLGCPVGHSGTLDPQVSGLLLIMLGNAVRLAPLLLQHDKEYVCLMRLHGDATPERIREVGTEFTGRLYQRPPRKSAVKRNLRIRTIQELEILGIDGRLVLFRARCDAGTYIRSLCHHMGLALGVGAHMIELRRTRSGTFGEADLHTLHEVQDAAVAAQAGDRSALVSLILPVDRAVPDIPAIVIRDTAIDAVCHGAVLAGPGILTHAPFEKGQTVALLSQKNEFVALGRALVPSAGFEPGKTGLVIAPTAVFLAPGTYPKGWEKSDKPVVPREKRQKKPQVSGPAKTADKRAGSFQKRRPDGNQGNRFWRKR
- a CDS encoding uroporphyrinogen-III synthase; this translates as MKIAITRLAGKEASDAARCADFGHSCYSVHPLRSEVREDAINAFLAEAEREAFDAVFFTSALPAKLIGPRLGSVKGTRIIAIGPQTAKELREHGIEAETLPGFYSKDFVPYLGTWIAGKRIGIPRAAVPNPALLDAIAAAGGIVREFPCYGLEPTGEILDLDTADAILFTSAMSFAKAVWTPRPDLLVMAIGEITAGGMQKAGTNPVVVGDGSLEGALTALNTYLAGRER